A genomic segment from Schistosoma mansoni strain Puerto Rico chromosome 5, complete genome encodes:
- a CDS encoding putative ubiquitin-protein ligase BRE1, which translates to MVTSISAEEFQRFQSQLLDLREAQIIANDAKLRAEKRIKQLEEELIYTQSALTNAQTTFSDSNIHLEELKQENKLLRDKLFNTESSFQLQSSTLRAECYRLTNELDKLSQQLSSNHIDTTYTTNSSSSSRQDDEIQCSKSCQTIIITFHHKSIQTDNNDNTNQEIPTYLIEDIENLKNSLNQANSTHDKLKQTIEYLNHKVDDLETQLSLDILNYQQTIQKLTNENNTLLIDLNKSQDQYNHLVTIENELRNQIVIIKRRSEKLNYELRRQLSQFIRNQQQNGDIELSSFIKLRKNSLHSSSSSLSSNNNNHIISGTSATDGISNEVINDSIMNDKSSNVSMMKKNNSGGFHEMPQGFFSTADFKAIIDRMSEVQEENCTLRRCKKRLEADLMAKSRVIQKGLDNYLQSPLLYHGNNDSITVTTTSISTPAVSSSQYRSVPSNISPYTPTTISSSSSSSNFPNSTTWFPFLKNLTLTSDSSTLTSSSASLSSVNIQTVNRLKLMCEQLMTENIELKEKLQSVP; encoded by the exons ATGGTTACTTCTATATCTGCTGAAGAATTTCAACGTTTTCAATCTCAATTACTTGATTTACGTGAAGCACAAATTATAGCAAATGATGCAAAATTACGTGCAGAAAAACGTATTAAACAATTAGAAGAAGAATTAATCTATACACAATCTGCATTAACTAATGCTCAAACTACATTTTCTGATAGTAATATACATTTAGAAGaattaaaacaagaaaataaattattacgtgataaattatttaatactGAATCATCATTTCAATTACAATCATCTACATTAAGAGCTGAATGTTATCGTTTGACTAATGAATTAGATAAATTATCACAACAATTATCATCTAATCATAtagatactacttatactactaatagtagtagtagtagtcgacAAGATGATGAAATTCAATGTTCAAAATCTTGtcaaacaattatcattacCTTCCATCATAAATCAATTCaaactgataataatgataatacaaaTCAAGAAATTCCTACATATCTAATTGAAGATATAGAAAATCTTAAAAATTCATTAAACCAAGCTAATTCAACTcatgataaattaaaacaaaccattgaatatttaaatcataaagTTGATGACCTTGAAACTCAATTGTCATTGGACATTTTAAATTATCAACAAACTATTCAAAAATTAACCAATGAAAATAATACacttttaattgatttaaataaatctCAAGATCAATATAATCACTTGGTGACAATTGAAAATGAATTACGTAATCAGATTGTTATTATAAAACGTCGTAGtgaaaaattaaattatgaatTAAGACGTCAATTAAGTCAATTTATACGTAATCAACAACAAAATGGTGATATTGAATTATcatcatttataaaattaagaaaaaattcattacattcatcatcatcttcattatctagtaataataataatcatataatcTCAGGTACTTCAGCGACTGATGGAATATCTAATGAAGTTATAAATGATTcaataatgaatgataaatcATCGAATGTTTCTATGATGAAGAAAAATAACAGCGGCGGTTTTCATGAAATGCCTCAAGGATTTTTTTCAACAGCTGATTTTAAA GCCATAATCGATCGAATGTCAGAAGTTCAAGAAGAAAATTGTACTCTTCGAAGATGTAAAAAACGTTTAGAAGCAGATTTAATGGCTAAAAGTAGAGTTATACAAAAGGGATTAGATAATTATCTTCAATCTCCATTACTTTATCATGGTAATAATGACAGTATCACTGTTACTACTACCTCAATATCAACCCCAGCCGTATCCTCAAGTCAGTATCGATCAGTTCCGTCAAATATCTCACCGTATACGCCTACAACTatttcatcgtcatcatcatcatcaaatttCCCCAATTCAACAACATGGTTTCCATTCTTAAAAAATCTCACCTTAACATCAGATTCATCAACATTAACATCGTCGTCAGCATCATTATCCAGTGTGAATATACAAACAGTTAATCGATTAAAACTCATGTGTGAACAATTAATGACAGAGAATATTGAATTAAAAGAGAAATTACAAAGTGTACCATGA